The Impatiens glandulifera chromosome 8, dImpGla2.1, whole genome shotgun sequence genome includes a window with the following:
- the LOC124912192 gene encoding callose synthase 7-like isoform X2: protein MATSSGSKDDAAGLPKSHSKRVSRAPTMVDPGDEVGAVDSELVPSSLATIAPILRVANEVEEDNPRVAYLCRFHAFEKSHQMDPTSSGRGVRQFKTYLLHKLEKEENETYCKLASNDTKEIQKYYQNFYESNIREGQYTKKPEEMAKIYQIATVLYDVLKTVVPPAKLNDVTERYAREVEEKRQQYEHYNILPLHAIGVKPRIMEFPEIKAAIKALHITDNLPMPRLSEGRDRAAHDILDWLSSIFGFQKGNVANQREHLILLLANMDVRDRSLANYVQLNSATIQHLMDTIFKNYISWCHYLHMESNIGLPDEDKDKADTQATQQKQLIYISLYLLIWGEASNVRFMPECLCYIFHRMTDHVHKLLGVVHSDPSLGIYSLLHGDESFLKEVITPIYEVMLKEVKRNKGGKTSHSAWRNYDDLNEYFWSRKCLDIDWPFQPKKAGADFFVHANEKETPNLGRRNQVTAGKRKPKTNFVEVRTFWHLYRSFDRMWIFFILAFQAMVIIAFNGSISNLFQGDVIKYVSSIFITHGVLNFLQASMDIILSLQAWRSLRFTQILRYLLKLVAAVFWAIVLTVTYCKSWSNPTGVVRIFSHWAGDQHFETLFGYCVAIYLIPNVLAVVLFLLPSIRKSMERSNSRIVVIIMWWAQPKLYVGRGMHEDVFSLLKYTIFWILLLICKLAFSYYVEIMPLVNPTKIIMQIKVTGYEWHEFFPNVTHNMGVVIAIWTPIVLVYLMDTQIWYAIFSTIIGGIYGAFSHLGEVRTLAMLRSRFNSVHSVFSETLLPPLGNEAYDVRKNIAKFSHSWNEFVISLRTEDLISNRERDLLLVPSSSDVVSVVQWPPFLLASKIPIALDLAKDFKGKDDADLFRKITADDYMRCAVIEAYETLKEILFSLLQDGVDIKTIEYICHEVENSIHKRTFLATFQTSGLQSLSDKFEKLLNLLILKKAEGDYDDEELYKSQIINVLIDTIEIIIEDVLVNRQEVIPYRSGHKREQKFEKMNINLSQDKIWKEKVVRLHLLLTIKESAINVPMNIEARRRITFFTNSLFMNMPRAPKGQDMLSFSVLTPYYKEEIMYSEEELNKENEDGITTLFYLQKIYPDEWDNFEKRIKDSSDRKELIRQWVSYRGQTLSRTVRGMMYYRDALELQCFLDYADDNTLYNGYRTIHTNNESYKSTKEYAKALADMKFTYVVSCQIYGAQKNSRDAKDRSYASNILNLMLTYPSLRVAYIDEREVENSEKVYYSVLVKGGEKLDEEIYRIKLPGPPTEIGEGKPENQNHAIIFTRGEALQTIDMNQDNYLEEAFKMRNVLEELQRTYHGRKPTILGLREHIFTGSVSSLAWFMSNQETSFVTISQRILADPLRVRFHYGHPDIFDRLFHITRGGISKASKTINLSEDIFSGYNSTLRGGFVTHNEYIQVGKGRDVGMNQISLFEAKVANGNGEQTLSRDVYRLGRRFDFFRMLSFYFTTVGFYFSSMITVLIVYIFLYGRLYLSLSGLEKRILSDKNINPNALQEALATQSVFQLGLLLVLPMIMEIGLQRGFRSALGDLVLMQLQLAPVFFTFQLGTKAHYYGRTILHGGSKYRATGRGFVVFHAKYADNYRMYSRSHFVKALELVILLVVYQVYGTHRSSTLYMFITFSIWFLVGSWLFAPFIFNPSGFDWQKTVDDWTDWTRWMGNRGGIGVAVDKSWESWWDTEQEHLKFTNIRGRIFEVILALRFCIYQFGIVYHLHIAARNKNIMVYGVSWLVLFILFGALKTMSMGRRRFGTDFQLMFRLLKVLLALGFVSVMVVLYVLSNLTVNDMFASILAFMPTGWAILLIGQACRPCLKGMRFGAWGSLMELARAYEYVMGLLIFMPIAVLSWFPFVNEFQTRLLFNQAFSRGLQISMILAGNKASSTTPVPAAPVPPVPAAAPTST from the exons ATGGCGACTTCCAGTGGCTCCAAAGATGATGCCGCCGGCCTCCCAAAATCCCACTCAAAAAGGGTTAGTAGAGCTCCCACTATGGTGGATCCTGGAGATGAGGTAGGTGCCGTTGATAGTGAACTCGTACCCTCTTCTCTAGCTACCATCGCTCCCATTCTCCGTGTTGCAAATGAGGTCGAGGAGGACAACCCTAGAGTCGCTTACCTCT GTCGATTCCATGCATTTGAAAAGTCTCATCAGATGGATCCAACTTCAAGTGGACGTGGTGTTCGACAATTTAAAACATATCTACTACACAAACTTGAAAAG GAAGAAAATGAGACTTACTGTAAGCTTGCAAGTAATGACACAAAAGAAATACAGAAGTATTACCAGAACTTTTATGAGAGCAATATCAGAGAGGGACAATATACAAAGAAGCC GGAGGAGATGGCTAAGATATATCAGATTGCAACGGTTTTGTATGATGTACTGAAGACGGTGGTGCCACCTGCAAAACTCAATGATGTG ACAGAGAGATATGCTAGAGAAGTTGAGGAGAAGAGACAACAATATGAACACTACAATATCCTTCCATTGCATGCCATTGGAGTTAAACCGCGAATTATGGAATTCCCCGAG atcAAGGCCGCCATTAAAGCCTTACATATTACCGACAATCTTCCCATGCCAAGACTTTCTGAAGGCAGAGATCGAGCTGCTCATGATATTCTTGATTGGCTTTCTTCTATTTTTGGATTCCAG AAAGGAAATGTGGCAAATCAACGGGAGCATTTAATATTGCTACTTGCAAATATGGATGTAAGGGACAGAAGTCTTGCTAACTATGTGCAG TTGAACAGTGCTACTATACAGCATTTGATGGATACGATTTTCAAGAATTACATCTCATGGTGTCACTATTTGCACATGGAATCAAATATTGG TTTACCTGATGAAGATAAAGATAAAGCAGATACACAAGCCACACAACAGAAACAACTTATCTACATATCACTTTATCTTCTTATTTGGGGGGAAGCATCAAATGTTCGATTTATGCCGGAATGTCTTTGCTACATCTTCCACAGA ATGACAGATCATGTTCATAAACTGTTAGGCGTTGTCCACTCTGACCCTTCCCTTGGGATTTATAGTTTATTACATGGTGATGAATCATTCTTAAAGGAGGTTATTACTCCAATATATGAGGTCATGCTCAAG GAAGTCAAGAGAAACAAAGGTGGAAAGACAAGTCACTCGGCATGGAGAAACTATGACGATCTAAATGAATACTTTTG GTCACGGAAATGTCTGGATATAGATTGGCCGTTTCAGCCTAAAAAAGCTGGCGCTGACTTTTTTGTGCATGCAAATGAGAAGGAGACTCCAAATTTG GGTCGTCGTAACCAAGTCACTGCAGGAAAGAGGAAGCCCAAGACAAATTTTGTTGAAGTACGGACATTTTGGCATCTCTATAGAAGTTTCGACCGAATGTGGATTTTCTTTATATTGGCTTTCCAG GCTATGGTAATCATTGCATTCAATGGTTCAATAAGTAACTTATTTCAGGGGGATGTCATCAAATATGTTTCAAGCATTTTCATTACACACGGAGTTCTGAACTTTCTGCAAG CTTCTATGGATATAATTCTTAGTTTGCAAGCCTGGAGAAGTTTAAGATTTACTCAGATACTCCGTTACCTACTGAAGTTGGTTGCTGCAGTCTTTTGGGCTATAGTCCTTACAGTTACTTATTGTAAATCTTGGAGTAATCCTACTGGTGTGGTCAGAATCTTCAGTCACTGGGCAGGAGATCAACATTTTGAGACACTCTTTGGCTATTGTGTTGCCATTTATCTGATTCCCAATGTTTTGGCTGTTGTTCTTTTCCTTCTTCCATCTATAAGGAAATCAATGGAACGTTCAAACTCTCGTATTGTGGTTATCATAATGTGGTGGGCTCAG CCAAAACTTTATGTTGGAAGGGGAATGCATGAAGATGTCTTCTCACTTTTGAA GTACACCATATTTTGGATTTTGCTACTAATATGCAAGCTAGCTTTCAGTTACTATGTAGAG ATAATGCCATTAGTCAATCCCACCAAGATAATAATGCAGATAAAAGTTACCGGATATGAATGGCATGAGTTTTTCCCAAACG TGACTCATAATATGGGAGTGGTCATTGCTATATGGACACCCATTGTCCTT GTCTATTTAATGGACACCCAAATTTGGTATGCTATATTCTCCACCATCATTGGTGGGATTTATGGAGCCTTTAGCCACTTGGGAGAG GTAAGGACCCTTGCAATGCTGCGGTCTAGATTTAATTCTGTTCACTCGGTTTTCAGTGAAACTCTTCTACCGCCACTAGGAAATGAAGCT TATGATGTGAGAAAGAACATAGCAAAATTTTCTCACTCGTGGAATGAATTTGTCATTTCCTTGCGGACGGAGGATTTGATCAGCAATAG GGAAAGGGATCTGCTTCTTGTCCCGTCTTCTTCTGATGTGGTTTCCGTGGTTCAGTGGCCCCCTTTTCTGCTTGCAAGCAAG ATTCCCATAGCACTGGACTTGGCAAAAGATTTCAAGGGAAAAGATGATGCTGATCTATTCAGGAAGATTACAGCTGATGATTATATGCGCTGTGCTGTAATTGAGGCCTATGAGACTTTAAAGGAAATATTATTTAGTCTTCTTCAAGATGGAGTAGATATTAA GACCATTGAGTACATCTGTCATGAAGTAGAAAACTCAATCCACAAGCGGACTTTTTTGGCTACTTTCCAAACTAGTGGATTGCAATCGCTAAGTGATAAGTTTGAGAAGCTGTTGAATCTTTTG ATTTTGAAGAAAGCGGAAGGGGATTATGACGATGAAGAATTATACAAATCACAAATCATCAACGTCTTAATAGATACTATTGAAATTATCATTGAGGATGTTCTTGTAAATAGACAAGA AGTCATTCCCTATCGTTCGGGTCATAAGAGAGAgcaaaagtttgaaaaaatgaaCATCAATCTGTCACAAGACAAAATTTGGAAGGAGAAG GTTGTTAGGCTTCATTTACTTTTGACTATCAAAGAGTCTGCAATTAATGTTCCTATGAATATAGAAGCCCGGCGGAGGATCACCTTTTTTACTAACTCGTTATTCATGAACATGCCAAGAGCTCCGAAAGGTCAAGACATGCTTTCTTTCAG TGTTTTGACTCCATATTACAAGGAAGAGATTATGTACTCAGAGGAGGAACTCAATAAGGAGAATGAGGATGGAATTACGACACTGTTTTACCTTCAGAAGATATATCCTG ATGAGTGGGACAATTTTGAAAAACGTATAAAAGATTCCAGCGACAGGAAGGAGTTAATCCGGCAATGGGTATCATATAGGGGGCAGACACTTTCTAGAACAG TCAGAGGAATGATGTATTATCGGGATGCTCTTGAACTTCAATGCTTCTTGGATTATGCTGACGACAATA CTCTTTATAATGGCTATCGCACTATCCACACAAATAACGAGTCATATAAATCCACCAAGGAATATGCAAAAGCTCTTGCAGATATGAAGTTCACCTATGTTGTCTCTTGTCAGATATATGGTGCTCAAAAGAATTCTAGGGATGCTAAGGATAGAAGTTATGCTTCCAACATTCTGAATCTCATGTTGAC GTATCCCTCCTTGCGTGTTGCCTATATTGATGAACGCGAAGTTGAAAACTCGGAGAAGGTTTATTATTCAGTCTTAGTGAAGGGTGGGGAAAAATTGGATGAG GAAATATACCGAATCAAACTCCCTGGACCTCCAACAGAAATTGGTGAAGGCAAACCTGAAAATCAAAACCATGCAATTATTTTTACACGTGGAGAAGCATTGCAAACAATAGATATGAACCAG GATAATTATCTTGAGGAAGCTTTCAAAATGAGAAATGTTCTCGAAGAGCTTCAAAGGACCTATCATGGACGAAAACCAACAATCTTGGGACTGCGAGAGCATATTTTCACTGGAAG TGTCTCCTCGCTTGCTTGGTTTATGTCAAATCAGGAGACTAGTTTTGTCACCATTTCCCAACGCATTCTGGCTGACCCTCTAAG GGTTCGATTTCATTATGGTCATCCTGATATATTCGATAGATTATTTCACATAACAAGAGGTGGAATTAGCAAGGCCTCAAAAACGATTAACCTAAGTGAGGACATATTTTCAG GTTACAATTCAACTCTCCGAGGAGGATTTGTAACGCATAACGAATATATACAAGTAGGAAAAGGGAGAGATGTAGGTATGAATCAAATATCTCTCTTTGAGGCCAAGGTTGCAAATGGGAATGGAGAACAAACTCTAAGTCGTGATGTTTATCGACTTGGACGTCGGTTTGACTTCTTTAGGATGCTTTCGTTCTACTTCACGACAGTTGGTTTCTACTTTAGCAGCATG ATTACTGTGCTTATTGTGTATATATTCCTGTACGGAAGGCTGTATTTGAGTCTGAGTGGGTTGGAAAAGCGAATTTTgagtgataaaaatattaacccGAATGCACTTCAAGAAGCTTTGGCTACTCAGTCGGTTTTCCAGCTGGGATTACTTCTGGTGTTGCCGATGATAATGGAAATTGGGCTTCAGCGGGGTTTTCGGTCAGCTCTAGGCGATCTTGTGCTAATGCAACTGCAATTAGCCCCTGTTTTCTTTACTTTCCAACTTGGAACAAAGGCCCATTACTATGGCAGAACAATTTTACACGGAGGTTCCAAGTATCGAGCTACAGGGCGTGGGTTTGTTGTTTTCCATGCAAAATATGCGGACAACTACAGAATGTATTCAAGAAGTCACTTTGTGAAAGCTCTTGAGCTGGTTATCCTGTTGGTTGTTTATCAAGTGTATGGAACTCATCGCAGTTCGACTCTGTACATGTTCATCACTTTCTCCATCTGGTTTCTGGTTGGGTCATGGTTGTTTGCTCCTTTCATATTCAACCCCTCCGGATTTGATTGGCAAAAGACAGTTGATGACTGGACTGACTGGACGAGATGGATGGGGAATAGAGGGGGAATTGGGGTTGCGGTTGACAAGAGTTGGGAATCCTGGTGGGATACGGAACAGGAACACCTGAAGTTCACAAACATTAGGGGGAGAATATTCGAAGTAATACTGGCACTCCGATTCTGTATTTATCAATTTGGTATTGTATATCACCTTCATATTGCTGCTCGCAACAAGAACATTATG GTTTATGGGGTTTCTTGGTTGGTATTGTTTATTCTTTTTGGAGCTCTGAAG ACGATGTCAATGGGTAGGAGGAGATTTGGGACAGACTTTCAGCTGATGTTCAGGCTTTTGAAGGTGCTTCTGGCCCTTGGTTTTGTCTCTGTGATGGTTGTTTTGTATGTATTAAGCAACCTCACTGTAAATGATATGTTTGCTTCGATTCTTGCATTCATGCCCACTGGCTGGGCTATTCTATTG ATCGGTCAGGCGTGTAGGCCTTGTTTGAAGGGGATGAGGTTTGGAGCTTGGGGTTCATTAATGGAGCTGGCTAGAGCATATGAATATGTGATGGGATTGTTAATATTCATGCCCATTGCTGTCTTATCCTGGTTCCCATTCGTAAACGAGTTCCAGACACGCCTACTATTTAACCAAGCCTTTAGCAGAGGATTGCAGATTTCAATGATTCTTGCTGGAAACAAGGCTTCCTCCACTACTCCTGTTCCTGCTGCTCCTGTTCCTCCTGTTCCTGCTGCTGCTCCCACTTCCACTTGA